In the Tachyglossus aculeatus isolate mTacAcu1 chromosome 6, mTacAcu1.pri, whole genome shotgun sequence genome, GTAGGTGGGGATTCGTTTTTAATCCTAGGGTCTGGGCATGATTCTGTTTCATAATAACTGTGGGGAAGAGTTCCTCAGATATTTTTGGCTGGGCAGGAACCCTCCTCTGGTTGTCTGGCAAGTGTGGGCacgggggagaggagtgagggacAATTTGGTTCCTGTGTCTCACTCTCAGGAGGAAATCTAGGATAGTTACCCCATTAACTTACCACCACCAGGGTAGAAGAGGTCAGaaatggggaggcggggggaagggtgggggatcTGGAGTTTAGTGGGTGTTATGGTGAAAGGCAAAAAGAAGCTAGCCCCAATCATTCTACAAAAGCCAATCTTCtggcctgcctccaggcccctatTTGGGGTAGCCAACCTAGAACATGCAGTGAATTGAGCATTGCTCTCTCAGGGTGCAGGGGGTCTCTGGGAAGGGAACAGAGAGAGCTCTTTATGGTAGAGGTGAGGTGGCTTTCGTTTTCACCCCCTCAAGCTGTTGCGCATTGTGTCTGTACCACCAAGGGCACAGGCTAACCTTGTTGTTGCTTAGAAACTGGATGTGTCATGCTTCTGAGGCATAGACCCCAGGGGACCatttgttttggatttttttcatttgttaaaaATTCCGGGTTTCCAGTCCAGAAATAGACCATCTAAGGCATGATTTAAATGGTCTTGCCACACCCTGTGGATTCCAGTGAAAAATGAAGTGAGCCACTTCACTAAGAAGCTGAAGTGTTTGGGGTGGGAACCAGGCGGTGGTTGGTGGTCAAACTGGCCAAATAGGCCCCAACGACCAAgcctcctcctacctcgcctcactactctcctactactggggaagtagcgtggctcagtggaaagagcacgggctttggagtcagaggtcatgggttcgaatcccagctctgccaattgtcagctgtgtgactttgggcaagtctcttaacttccctgtgcctcagttacctcatctgtaaaatggggatgaagactgtgaggccccccgtgggacaacctgatcaccttgtaacctccccagcgcttagaacagtgctttgcacatagtaagtgcttaataaatgccatcattattattattattattattactacttcagtgttcagcgcttagaacagtgcttggcacatagtaagcacttaacaaatatcatcatcatttctatgtgctaaactaagcactgtggtagatacaaactattatgattatgatagtatttgttaagtgcttatgatgtgccaagcactgaactaagcgctgtgggagattaaagcaaatcaggctggccacattccctgcctccaacgggGAGGAGCCACCTCCCTGTGGCCCCGTGCTCTGGTCGGAGGCAGACATTTCCACAGGATGCATCCCTCAGGGTTTCCCAATTACCTGGGATGCAGGGGAGATAGCAGCCATACACCAAATGAAAACACCGAGAACCCGGGCACTTAAGACTTAGTGCAGATGCTCTTATTAAACAGTGTATCAAATAGACTTTCATATAAAGCCACACagttttaaatatatgtacacagCATTCTGCCACGGGGTGTGGGCAGTGGGGGGTCAAAACATGCACCGTGTGAAAAGTGTGTCCATCCCGAACAGACACCTTCAACGTGATGAGGCCCGGGGTCTATGGCACGAAGGCTTCCACTCCACAGTGTGAGTCAACTGGACCGCAGAGAGATGGGATACCATCAGTGGACATGGGCATCCAACACTTCCAGCCCTCCGAGGAAGTGATCGTGGGTTCCGAGGGCATTGCCGACTTCCCCTAGCGCAGGCCGGGCACCTGCCAGGCCACACTGGCTATTCTCCTGCCTCCGCATGCCCCCCCATCACCTTCTCTGGCTGCCGGGCAGCTCGGCGGAGAAGGCCCGAGTAGGATGAAAGGTCAGAGAAGGGTCCcttgagagtacagtgctctgcacacagtaagcgctcaataaatacgattgaatgaatgaatgaagttcctcaaggcaaggggaggaagggagggatgttgGGTTCCTCCCAGCTCCTCAGTGTCATTGCCTCATGCCCCGTATGCCCTGGGCGAGGCGGTTCAGGCCAGGTGCCAAATATAGACTCCACCATCCTGAAGAAGGAAGCTGCTGGCACAGGAGAACAGGCTCCAGAGGTTGGCACAGGCTGGTGTGAGTGTCAGAACAGGGGGCCCAGCCCAGTAGTCTGACAGCGGTCAGCCCCCGGCAGCTCCACCGGGCACTGTCTGAGGCACTGTGGCTTCCCCAGAGAAATGGAGGCGGGGGCGAAGGGCACTGGGGAAGGCGAAGGGCACTGGGGAAGGCGAAGGGCACTGGGGAAGGCAAAGGGCACTGGGGAAGGTAAGAATGCCCACTGAGCTTGGCTGGCCCCGGGGGCTCGAATCCCATGAGCTTTCCCAAGCTGGCACAGAATTCTGGAACCAGGAACCATATATACaggaacctgtatatatatatgtacatatttattactctatttattttactggtacatatttattctatttattttatcttaatatgctttgttctgttgtctgtcttccccttctagactgtgagcccgctgtagggacagtctctatgttgccaatttgcacttcccaagcgcttagtacagtgctctgcacacagtaagcgctcaataaatacgattgaatgaatgaatgaatgaaccagcgaGCCAGAGCTGCTCTTGGGCGCCACCGTGAGGACGGAGAGGGTTGTGTCCTGGATCAGGTTGCCTTTCCTGGGCAGCCCAGAAGGGGGCAGCACTATtctgggggcaatcaatcaatcaatcgtatttattgagcgcttactgtgtgcagagcactgtactaagcgcttgggaagtacaagttggcaacacatagagacagtccccacccaacagcaggctcacagtctagaagaagcgggctcacagcggGGGCACCGCTGGCATAACACGGTGAGAGGTCATTATTGGGTCAGGCCCAGCCTTCTGCCCCCCAAAGTGACACCCATGGACGGGACCCAAAGATGCTTGGGGGGAAAGTGTGATGGCTACCCTCTTGGTTAAGCAATCGCCCTACCCAGAGAGAGCCCCACTTGAGATGAGCTGCCCTCAGGAGGCAGGTCAATAAGGTCAAGCACGTGaagaagaagagggtgggagaggagagggagggggagcccaGGGATACAGCTCAGCAAAATCCACAGCAGGGGAATGTCCCTTCAAAAtcagagggaaaggaggcattAGCGCGTATGCTTTGCTTAGagcataagctccctgtgggcagggaacgtgtccagggCTTCTGTCACAATTTCCCAGTTGCTCGAATCCCAGTGggcattcaagaaatactactCCTACTAGTGAAGCTCCTCCCTCTCTGAGGCTCCCTCCTCCGCCCACCTACCTGCCCAAGCCGTGGTTGAGAACTAAACTCCTTCACGATAGCGAGGCTTCCAAGAGCACAGAGTCCTTTTCCAACCTCTTCTAATTCAACGTTACCGCAAAAGGATGGATATCCGCCTCATTTTCcgcgtggggaaactgaggcccaaagcaaTGGATTGGCCCAAACTAGGGGCTGAGCCAGAACTGGCCCCCAAGCCTCCGGACCCCAAAGCCAGCTCTCCTGCAGTTGTATAGGTCTAGAGGGCATGGGCAGTGCCCACCTCCAGGAGCAAAACACCATTCAGCCCTGCTCTACTCTTCACAATAAAATGTTTCCACGTAGGGTGGCAAGAGTTAGTTGTAGGAGAAGGCaaaggagggtgagagagagcgagagagcacCAATGGACACAAGGGAGATACAAAAAAAGACACACCAGGAAGAAAGATACAAACTGTCTTGTACACTGGAGTCAACTGAATGGGGCAGTCCCCTCCCCTTCTGTGCACAGCTGTTGTGCTGAGATTAGGAGCTCCTGGAGGATGGAAAGAGTTtcaaacacacacaaatacacacacagttGCGACAGGCAAGAACACATAGTAGTGAACCCCCAAAatcactcccctcccccagctccttcccttccttcccacaaaCCTCACCAGCGCCAGACTGGAGTAATGAAAACTTTGGCACCACCTCCCTCGCAGGCACTGAGGCTTGTGGATAATGTCAGAAGGGCCTACTTGTCTTAGCTCTTTGAAAAGTCTGGGGAACGCCGGCCCTGGTCCTGAACTGTGTCGGTCTGGTATCAGCTTTGGGTCGGGGGTGGCTAGTAGTAGCTGTGTGAGGCCAGGGAAGGCCCTGCTGGCAGTGATGCTGTTACCACACGATTGTTCTCGAGGGATTGCCGCTCACCCCTGAACCGCTCTCCCCTAACGCTGCTGTCCTCCACAGCGGAGGCCGATGGACGTTCCGCACAACGACCCTTGCCCGGGGAAGTTGTGGCACTTAGAAGAAGAGGACCCACTTCTCTCCCTAGCCCCCCGATGGAAACGGCACGTTCGCCTACCCCTTGGTGCCAGTTGGGACCTCTCCCCTCCAGACGGCCTACGGGCACCATCCCTTACAGTGCGGCCTCCCACTTccatcccacttcctcctcctctggcagAAGCAACTCAGCCCTGGGTAGGCCCTCTTCTCTTGAGGGTGGGCTAGGCCCTGGGGAGGGGTGCCGGGGGCTTGGGGTCCCCGAATGGGCGGAGGCCCTGAAGCGAGCCAGGCCCCCATGGCCAGCCACTCAGCTACCCaccaggactgagggagggggcaggTCCGGTGGTGGCCGGCCGGACTCTCTGGTCAACAttgcggccccctcctcccctgcccgacCAAGATAGAGCCCGGCCCTCATGAGTGGGTTTTGGCGACGAGGCGGGTAAGGCTGTTCTGTGGTGGCACCAGCTTGCTGGACCGAGAAGAAGGGGACACCCACAGGGATTTCAGAGCGCGAGGCCGGCCCCGTTACTTGTCCGAAGCGGAGCGGTCCGCCACTATCTCCTCGTACTTGGGAGGAGGGTCACTGTAGGAGACGCTGGTCTCCTCGCTGCTGCTCTCCGGGTGGCCGGTCACCTCCTCGTAGGATGGGGGAGGGGTGGCACTGGACAGTCTGGACAGCACCGAGGTCGAGTGCTCGGGGACACAGAGGGTGCTGTCTGGGGCTgccccggcccccccgccccggccctccCCCGAGGCCCGGCCGCCAGCCTCCCCCTGGCTGTGGGCCGGCTCCCGGTACACCATGACGCGGGGGAGGCTGCGCCCCGGGCGACTGGCGAGGTACCGGTTCTGGGCGTAGGACGGGCGGTGGCGGGTGGCCTTCTGCAGCTGGCACCTCCAGATGATGAACAGAGCAATGACAATCAGCAGTGCCACCCCGAGGAGAGGCACCACCACGTACATGGCATCCGAGCCTTGCCCGGGGTCCCTGACGGAGTAGACTGCGTTTGGGTACACTTTCCAGAACTCCATCTGAAATCCAAACACAAAAGCCATTCACAGCCTGGGGGGACAACGGCGgatgggaggagcaggagagacagcaataggaatgaaggaggaggaggaggaggaggaggaaggggagcaggaaaagaggagTCTCGCAAACCTACCCTCATTGTGCCCTTGTGGAAAGACTATGATCTAGTagacaggggacctaggttctaatctcagctctgtcactagggcaaattgtttaacttctctggacttcagttttctcatcagcaaaatgggcattcaacacctgttctccccctggcttagactgtgagcactatgtggtacagggactgtgtccaatctgattatcttgtacctatcccagcatttaccttggcatatagtaagcgcttaacaattgccacaatcattattacgcCTCCCTGCCTGACCTCCCCAGCC is a window encoding:
- the PRRG3 gene encoding transmembrane gamma-carboxyglutamic acid protein 3, with amino-acid sequence MAIFLEAQNAHSVLRRFPRANGFLEEFRQGTIERECIEEICSYEEVNEVFEDKEQTMEFWKVYPNAVYSVRDPGQGSDAMYVVVPLLGVALLIVIALFIIWRCQLQKATRHRPSYAQNRYLASRPGRSLPRVMVYREPAHSQGEAGGRASGEGRGGGAGAAPDSTLCVPEHSTSVLSRLSSATPPPSYEEVTGHPESSSEETSVSYSDPPPKYEEIVADRSASDK